A segment of the Bdellovibrio bacteriovorus genome:
TGTATACAGAATCAACTGCAGCGGACCACTGCGCGCACCGACGATCAGGTCGGTCTTGCTGATGGTTTGTGTGAAGCCCTCTTCCGCGGCCCGTTTGGCGCGCTCGACAGTCAGAAGCAAAGCCACACTCAATGCAATGGAGATCACCGTCAGCGTTGTTGCGAACGCCCGATTCTTCAGGGATTTGATTGCCAACTTCAAAAAGACCATCACACAACCTTGTTAATGGATTCTAAGGAGATTGAACGCGTAAAGAGTTTTTCAATGCTGCGGTCATGAGACACAAATACGACAGTCGTTCCATAAAGCTCGGAAAGTTCAAACAAAAGCTTCAGAAACTTTTCGCGGTGATCTGCATCCAGTGCCGAGGTCGGTTCGTCGGCCAAGAGCAGATCCGGCTTCCCCAGAAGAGCGCGGGCCACGGCCACACGCTGCTGCTGTCCGACACTCAGTTCGGTGACACCTTTTTCCAGCAGATCAGAAATTCCCAGGTTGCCGCACAAAGCGCGGATCACCATTTCGGTGTCCACACTGCCCAAGCGAGCCTTGCGGGCCGGGCTCAGGTGCAACGGAAGCTCGATGTTTTCACGCACGGACAGATAAGGAATCAGATTGAAGCTTTGGAAAACATAGCCCATGTGTTCGGCGCGGAAAGAGTCGCGCTCGGAATCGGACATTTTAACAAAGTCACGTCCCAGAATCTGCACAGTCCCGCTGGTCGGACGAAGCACGCCCGCCAGAATCTCTAACAACGTCGTTTTACCTGTGCCACTGGGACCGTAAAGAAACAGCTCTTCGCCCTTTTTCACCGTAAATTCAGGAACGTGCAGCGTGGGATTTCTCTGACCTTCATAGGTGTAAGACAAATCCCTGATGGTGATCAGATCATTTGAGCTCAAGAGTTTCTCCGTTCTTGCCAACCTCCAAGGACTTTTGCACCTGATCGGCCAGCACTTCAACCTGCACCTTTTTCAGGCGCGGGAAGACTTTCTGGAAATTGAACGTCATGGTACTGCCTGCCACCGGCGCTTCACAGGAGATATTGAACTCCCCTTCCACGTCGGAATGGTTTTTCTTTTCGATGACTTCGTACATGTCCAGCTTGATTTCACACTTCAAAGACGGATCCAAAACAACCATCTCGGCCATTTTTTCGCCGAGCTTGGCCAGAGCCTCATCTTTTTTCTGCTTGTCCTTTTTGGATTTGGCCGCGTGTTCGAATCCGTAGATGGATTCTGCCGGAGCATGGAACTCCAATTTTCCTTTTTTGCCATCAAAGGCCAGACTGACTTTGCCAGCGCCGTGAACGTGTGCCGCCTGATTATGGGCAGCGTGATCGGAGTGCGCCATGGCCATCAGGGAAAACAGAAGAACTTTCAACATAAAGACCTCCTTGAAAGTTATTTGTAGGGTTCGATCGCCTCACCGATGAGTTCGAACGAGGCGTCCCCGTACATAGACTTCTTAGTCACTAGATTCAAAGTTCCGTGGACCCAAATCGGCCCTACAGCCGCATCGGTTCCGCGTTTCATCTTAACGTACACCATTTGGTTCGGCGGCGGTGGTGGAACGTGGATGCAAGCCTGCGGGCTTGGCACCAGAAGAAACTCCACGACCTCGCGCTGGTTGTCTTCAAGGGGAACCATGAAGCCAGGGATCTTCACCCCTTTGCCGTCCAGCGCTTTCAGTTCTGAAGAAGAGCTGCCCGTGACATAGTCCATCTCACCCAGCAGACGCCAGTCGACCTCCACACCATTCAATGCGGCGCCACCGGATCCGGCAAACTGATAAATGACGGCAGCTAAAACAGCCACCAGTATGAACGCTCCTGCTAATACCCAGTTCTTCATAATCCCATTAAAGACGCTCCCCCCTTTAAAAGCAATAGCTTTGCGCACCGCCCTTGCCTCTGATATAACGATGTTTTGTAGTCAAAAAAGGGCCAATTCCATGAGCAACAAAATCCAACGCGTCCGCGGCACTCGAGACCTGCTTCCTGAAGACAGCATTCTTTTCCGTTTTGTCGAAGAATCAGCCTATGAAAAGGCACTTTTGTACGGATACGGAGAGATCGAAACCCCTATTTTCGAGTTTTCTGACGTTTTTCACCGCACTTTGGGCGAAACTTCCGACGTTGTGAATAAAGAGACTTATGATTTTACAGATCGTGGAGGCGAAAGTCTGACGCTCAGACCCGAGGGCACTGCGGGTGTGGCTCGCGCTTTTATTTCAGAAGGCATGATGCAGAATCTTCCACTGAAGTTCTATTATTCCGGCCCGATGTTTCGTTATGAGCGACCACAAAAAGGACGATATCGCCAATTTTACCAATTGGGCGCAGAGTGTTTAGGTTATGAATCCCCATTGGCGGATGTGGAAACCATCTCTTTGGCGTGGGATCTGCTGAAAAAAATCGGCATCTCTGACGACTGCACCTTGGAAATCAACACCCTGGGCGATGCGGAAAGCCGTGCGGCTTACCGCGATACTTTGGTGAACTACTTCACCGCCCATAAAGATCAGCTTTCTGAAGACAGCAAAATGCGTCTGGAGAAAAACCCGCTGCGCATTCTGGATTCCAAAGACGAAGGCGACAAAAAGCTGAATGCCAATGCACCAAAACTTGAACAATCCTTGAATCAGACCTCCCAGGACTTCTTCAAGAAGGTCATCGCGGGCATCGAAAAGCTGGGCATCCCGTACAAGATTAATGATCATCTAGTTCGTGGACTTGATTATTATTGCCACACTGTCTTTGAATTCACGACCACCAAGCTGGGGGCTCAGGGCACCGTGCTTGCGGGAGGGCGTTATGACGGCTTGATTGAAACCATGGGCGGACCGAAAACTCCGGGCGTGGGCTGGGCTGCCGGCATCGACCGTTTGGCTGATC
Coding sequences within it:
- a CDS encoding ABC transporter ATP-binding protein, whose protein sequence is MSSNDLITIRDLSYTYEGQRNPTLHVPEFTVKKGEELFLYGPSGTGKTTLLEILAGVLRPTSGTVQILGRDFVKMSDSERDSFRAEHMGYVFQSFNLIPYLSVRENIELPLHLSPARKARLGSVDTEMVIRALCGNLGISDLLEKGVTELSVGQQQRVAVARALLGKPDLLLADEPTSALDADHREKFLKLLFELSELYGTTVVFVSHDRSIEKLFTRSISLESINKVV
- a CDS encoding ZrgA family zinc uptake protein — translated: MLKVLLFSLMAMAHSDHAAHNQAAHVHGAGKVSLAFDGKKGKLEFHAPAESIYGFEHAAKSKKDKQKKDEALAKLGEKMAEMVVLDPSLKCEIKLDMYEVIEKKNHSDVEGEFNISCEAPVAGSTMTFNFQKVFPRLKKVQVEVLADQVQKSLEVGKNGETLELK
- a CDS encoding DUF3299 domain-containing protein; this translates as MKNWVLAGAFILVAVLAAVIYQFAGSGGAALNGVEVDWRLLGEMDYVTGSSSSELKALDGKGVKIPGFMVPLEDNQREVVEFLLVPSPQACIHVPPPPPNQMVYVKMKRGTDAAVGPIWVHGTLNLVTKKSMYGDASFELIGEAIEPYK
- the hisS gene encoding histidine--tRNA ligase, with translation MSNKIQRVRGTRDLLPEDSILFRFVEESAYEKALLYGYGEIETPIFEFSDVFHRTLGETSDVVNKETYDFTDRGGESLTLRPEGTAGVARAFISEGMMQNLPLKFYYSGPMFRYERPQKGRYRQFYQLGAECLGYESPLADVETISLAWDLLKKIGISDDCTLEINTLGDAESRAAYRDTLVNYFTAHKDQLSEDSKMRLEKNPLRILDSKDEGDKKLNANAPKLEQSLNQTSQDFFKKVIAGIEKLGIPYKINDHLVRGLDYYCHTVFEFTTTKLGAQGTVLAGGRYDGLIETMGGPKTPGVGWAAGIDRLADLTPKELATKKEVIIAVVGADEQGEDESVKVAHEMRVRGFKTENFLSGKMGKKMQKANKLGAHYALILGGNEVTNKTVTVKNFTTGEQKEITRAELQTYPFSI